A single region of the Ornithorhynchus anatinus isolate Pmale09 chromosome 13, mOrnAna1.pri.v4, whole genome shotgun sequence genome encodes:
- the CAPN3 gene encoding calpain-3 isoform X9, which produces MEICADELKNVLNAVGYKHEDPKTDGFTLETCRSMIALMDTDGSGRLNLREFHHLWEKIKSWQRIFERYDTDRSGTINSYEMRNAVNDAGFHLNGQLYDIIAMRYADRSMNVDFDSFVCCFVRLEGTFRAFQAFDKDGDGIIKLNVLEWLQLTMYA; this is translated from the exons ATGGAGATCTGCGCCGACGAGCTCAAGAACGTCCTCAACGCCGTGGGCTACAAGC acgAGGACCCGAAGACGGACGGCTTCACGCTGGAGACCTGCCGCAGCATGATCGCCCTCATGGAC ACCGACGGCTCCGGGCGGCTCAACCTGCGGGAGTTCCACCACCTCTGGGAGAAGATCAAGAGCTGGCAG AGAATCTTCGAACGCTACGACACGGACCGCTCGGGCACCATCAACAGCTACGAGATGCGCAACGCCGTCAACGACGCGG GTTTCCACCTCAACGGCCAGCTGTACGACATCATCGCCATGCGCTACGCCGACAGGTCCATGAACGTCGACTTCGACAGCTTCGTCTGCTGCTTCGTGCGGCTGGAGGGCACCTTCA GGGCTTTCCAGGCCTTCGACAAGGACGGGGACGGCATCATCAAACTCAACGTGCTGGAG TGGCTGCAGCTCACCATGTACGCCTGA